One window of Medicago truncatula cultivar Jemalong A17 chromosome 2, MtrunA17r5.0-ANR, whole genome shotgun sequence genomic DNA carries:
- the LOC11430331 gene encoding bromodomain-containing protein C631.02 yields the protein MKRKRGHKKGRPKGNTNPVSVTLTNEQEEEEEEEEETSAFDVGSKEDNNSGMEVDTPSSTGTDQHSNLANINPDGSIRKPVGRVKVKLKTSKMLDSQPNSSDAPSQSDTDKSSQQQHGLERHGVNADRIEDSVTSFPDLKYGASYKKAGSIKIKSSKVLGLNADQTSKPLPISSEIIHPKERKMPPLNPRYNKHELDTSLMIIRKVMKMDAAEPFNVPVNPEALGIPDYFDIIDTPMDFGTICSNLEKNDKYMNSEDVYNDVRYIWENCYKYNNKGDYIVDLMKRVKKNFMKYWAAAGLYSEQPKGSTGTERTTEDIALSGDGKAGKGGQLKHKKKKHGRHHKHDCLCAICVLKRRRKEREENDRIAKGNFGSGSDNHGRDFKQEESMLVESPGGEDSLSNTDELLGTDGDVDDDKGEVTKMETSEKNCSPSDGRHEVNEVDDDGMEEENHGPEDVEEDEEEDGEGENEEEIEMNRVKRRMDETLRHGGTLAEESEVGDTAALHDEYKNTQQEGQAAVVQQQKKHKEPQDKHQKAKLLESLCSENPMLSSLCGTLFPKNSQSVWSGPHSLIHQRKSARTSSIHAAIGSLME from the exons ATGAAGCGCAAACGTGGTCATAAGAAAGGAAGACCAAAGGGTAACACCAACCCTGTAAGTGTAACCCTTACaaatgaacaagaagaagaagaagaagaagaagaagaaacctcTGCTTTTGATGTTGGTAGTAAAGAAGATAACAACTCTGGAATGGAAGTTGACACACCTTCTTCCACCGGTACCGATCAACATTCCAATCTTGCCAACATAAATCCTGATGGTTCCATCCGTAAGCCCGTTGGACGCGTTAAGGTGAAGCTCAAGACATCAAAAATGTTGGACTCTCAACCCAACTCATCTGATGCACCTTCACAGAGTGATACTGATAAGAGTAGCCAGCAGCAACATGGACTGGAGAGACATGGTGTGAACGCTGACAGAATTGAAGATAGTGTCACTTCATTCCCTGATTTGAAATATGGTGCTTCTTATAAGAAAGCTGGTAGCATAAAAATTAAGTCTTCAAAGGTTTTGGGATTAAATGCTGACCAGACAAGCAAGCCTTTGCCGATTTCCTCTGAAATTATTCACCCGAAAGAAAGGAAAATGCCTCCGCTTAATCCCAGATATAATAAGCACGAATTGGATACCTCCTTAATG ATTATAAGGAAGGTAATGAAAATGGATGCTGCTGAACCCTTCAATGTTCCTGTTAATCCAGAAGCTCTAGGAATTCCT GACTATTTCGATATCATTGATACACCAATGGATTTTGGAACTATATGCAGCAACCTTGAAAAGAATGACAAGTATATGAATTCGGAGGATGTCTATAACGATGTACGGTACATTTGGGAGAACTGTTATAAGTATAACAATAAGGGTGACTATATCGTGGATCTTATGAAGCGCGTAAAGAAGAACTTTATGAAGTACTGGGCCGCTGCTGGGTTATACAGTGAACAACCAAAAGGGAGCACAG GCACTGAGAGGACTACAGAAGATATTGCACTTTCTGGTGATGGAAAAGCAGGAAAGGGTGGTCAGTTGAAgcataagaaaaaaaagcaTGG AAGACACCATAAACATGATTGTTTATGTGCAATTTGTGTGCTAAAGCGCCGTAGGAAGGAAAGGGAGGAGAATGACCGAATTGCAAAAGGAAATTTTGGGTCTGGTAGCGATAATCATGGTAGAGACTTCAAGCAAGAG GAATCCATGCTTGTAGAGAGCCCCGGTGGGGAAGATTCATTGTCAAACACAGATGAATTGCTGGGAACTGATggagatgttgatgatgataaagGAGAGGTGACGAAGATGGAGACTAGTGAGAAGAACTGTAGCCCTTCTGATGGGAGGCATGAAGTaaatgaagttgatgatgatgggATGGAGGAAGAGAACCATGGCCCAGAGGATGTGGAAGAGGACGAGGAGGAAGATGGAGAGGGGGAGAATGAGGAAGAGATTGAAATGAACAGGGTGAAGAGACGCATGGATGAAACTTTAAGGCATGGTGGAACCTTGGCAGAGGAATCGGAAGTTGGAGACACAGCCGCTCTTCATGATGAATATAAAAATACTCAACAAGAAGGACAAGCTGCAGTGGTCCAGCAACAGAAGAAGCACAAG GAACCCCAAGATAAACATCAAAAAGCTAAGCTACTTGAGAGCTTATGCTCTGAAAACCCCATGCTTTCAAGTTTGTGTGGAACTCTCTTCCCCAAAAATAGTCAGTCTGTGTGGAGTGGTCCGCACTCACTGATACACCAAAGAAAATCTGCCCGCACTAGTTCAATTCACGCGGCTATTGGGTCGTTAATGGAGTAG
- the LOC11428518 gene encoding leucine-rich repeat receptor-like serine/threonine-protein kinase BAM3: MIPLTLTVFTLFSVLFSSVSASSLLSDFHALVTLRQGFQFPNPVINTWNTSNFSSVCSWVGIQCHQGRVVSLDLTDLNLFGSVSPSISSLDRLSHLSLAGNNFTGTIHITNLTNLQFLNISNNQFSGHMDWNYSTMENLQVVDVYNNNFTSLLPLGILSLKNKLKHLDLGGNFFFGEIPKSYGKLVSLEYLSLAGNDISGKIPGELGNLSNLREIYLGYYNTYEGGIPMEFGRLTKLVHMDISSCDLDGSIPRELGNLKELNTLYLHINQLSGSIPKQLGNLTNLLYLDLSSNALTGEIPIEFINLNRLTLLNLFLNRLHGSIPDYIADFPDLDTLGLWMNNFTGEIPYKLGLNGKLQILDLSSNKLTGIIPPHLCSSSQLKILILLNNFLFGPIPQGLGTCYSLTRVRLGENYLNGSIPNGFLYLPKLNLAELKNNYLSGTLSENGNSSSKPVSLEQLDLSNNALSGPLPYSLSNFTSLQILLLSGNQFSGPIPPSIGGLNQVLKLDLTRNSLSGDIPPEIGYCVHLTYLDMSQNNLSGSIPPLISNIRILNYLNLSRNHLNQSIPRSIGTMKSLTVADFSFNEFSGKLPESGQFSFFNATSFAGNPKLCGSLLNNPCKLTRMKSTPGKNNSDFKLIFALGLLMCSLVFAVAAIIKAKSFKKKGPGSWKMTAFKKLEFTVSDILECVKDGNVIGRGGAGIVYHGKMPNGMEIAVKKLLGFGANNHDHGFRAEIQTLGNIRHRNIVRLLAFCSNKETNLLVYEYMRNGSLGETLHGKKGAFLSWNFRYKISIDSAKGLCYLHHDCSPLILHRDVKSNNILLSSNFEAHVADFGLAKFLVDGAAAECMSSIAGSYGYIAPEYAYTLRVDEKSDVYSFGVVLLELLTGRKPVGDFGEGVDLVQWCKKATNGRREEVVNIIDSRLMVVPKEEAMHMFFIAMLCLEENSVQRPTMREVVQMLSEFPRQSTSSSSSSSSSSSSNSSSNPPIKKLIQNHKLPCPPTFKQDLLV, from the exons ATGATCCCCTTAACCTTAACTGTTTTCACTCTGTTTTCTGTTCTGTTTTCCTCTGTTTCTGCTTCATCCTTGCTCAGTGATTTCCATGCTCTAGTCACACTTAGACAAGGATTTCAATTCCCAAACCCAGTTATAAACACATGGAACACATCAAATTTCAGCTCAGTTTGTTCATGGGTTGGAATTCAATGCCACCAGGGTCGAGTCGTGTCGTTGGACCTAACAGATTTGAATCTGTTTGGCTCTGTTTCACCTTCAATTTCATCACTTGATAGACTCTCACACCTTTCCCTTGCAGGCAACAACTTCACCGGCACCATTCACATAACAAACTTAACCAACCTTCAATTTCTAAACATCTCCAATAACCAGTTCAGTGGCCACATGGATTGGAACTACTCAACCATGGAAAACTTACAAGTTGTGGATGTCTATAACAATAACTTCACTTCCTTGCTCCCATTGGGAATTCTTAGTTTGAAGAACAAGCTCAAACACTTGGATCTAGGTGGTAACTTTTTCTTTGGTGAAATCCCAAAAAGTTATGGAAAATTAGTTTCTCTTGAGTATCTTTCACTAGCTGGAAATGATATTAGTGGTAAAATCCCTGGCGAGTTGGGGAATCTAAGTAACTTGAGAGAGATTTACTTGGGCTATTACAATACCTATGAAGGTGGAATTCCAATGGAGTTTGGAAGGTTAACAAAATTGGTTCACATGGATATTTCAAGCTGTGATTTGGATGGTTCAATACCAAGAGAGTTAGGTAACTTGAAAGAGCTAAACACACTTTACTTGCATATAAACCAGCTTTCAGGTTCAATACCAAAACAACTTGGTAACTTGACAAACTTGCTCTACCTTGACCTTTCAAGCAATGCACTCACAGGTGAAATCCCAATTGAGTTCATCAACCTCAACCGCCTCACACTTCTCAATCTTTTCTTGAACAGGTTACATGGTTCTATACCTGACTACATTGCTGATTTTCCTGATTTAGACACACTTGGCCTTTGGATGAACAATTTCACAGGTGAAATTCCATACAAACTTGGTCTCAATGGGAAGCTTCAAATACTTGATTTATCTTCCAATAAGCTCACTGGTATCATTCCACCACATCTTTGTTCCTCAAGCCAGCTTAAAATTTTGATTCTGCTCAATAATTTTCTCTTTGGACCCATACCTCAAGGGTTGGGAACATGTTACAGTCTCACTAGAGTGAGGTTAGGAGAGAATTACCTTAATGGTAGCATTCCAAATGGTTTTCTTTACCTTCCTAAGCTAAATTTAGCAGAGTTGAAAAACAATTACTTGTCAGGAACATTGTCCGAAAATGGTAATAGTTCTTCTAAGCCTGTTAGTTTAGAACAACTTGATTTGTCAAACAATGCGTTGTCTGGTCCTTTACCATACTCACTCTCAAACTTCACTTCCCTTCAAATCCTTTTGCTTAGTGGAAACCAATTCTCAGGTCCAATTCCACCTTCCATTGGAGGACTAAATCAAGTGCTTAAACTCGACCTTACCAGAAACTCATTATCAGGTGATATTCCACCCGAAATTGGTTACTGTGTTCATCTTACATACCTTGACATGAGCCAGAACAATCTCTCTGGCTCAATTCCACCATTGATTTCCAATATCCGTATTTTGAATTACTTGAATTTGTCTAGAAACCATTTGAACCAAAGCATACCAAGATCAATAGGAACAATGAAAAGTCTCACAGTTGCGGATTTCTCCTTCAACGAATTCTCCGGTAAATTGCCAGAGTCAGGtcaattttcattctttaacGCTACGTCGTTCGCGGGGAATCCTAAACTATGTGGCTCTCTATTGAACAATCCATGTAAATTGACAAGAATGAAATCCACACCAGGAAAAAATAATTCAGATTTCAAGCTGATATTCGCGCTTGGCCTATTGATGTGTTCGTTAGTGTTTGCTGTTGCAGCCATTATTAAGGCTAAGTCATTCAAAAAGAAAGGCCCTGGTTCTTGGAAGATGACTGCTTTTAAAAAGCTCGAATTCACGGTTTCAGACATCCTTGAATGCGTGAAAGACGGTAATGTTATTGGAAGAGGAGGTGCAGGGATTGTTTACCATGGGAAAATGCCAAATGGGATGGAAATAGCAGTGAAGAAGCTACTTGGATTTGGTGCAAATAACCATGATCATGGTTTTAGAGCTGAAATTCAAACACTTGGAAACATAAGGCACAGAAACATAGTAAGGCTACTTGCATTCTGttcaaacaaagaaacaaatctGCTCGTGTACGAATACATGAGAAATGGAAGCTTAGGTGAGACATTGCATGGGAAAAAAGGTGCATTCTTGAgttggaactttaggtacaaaATTTCAATTGATTCGGCGAAAGGACTCTGCTACCTTCACCATGATTGTTCTCCTTTGATCCTTCATAGAGACgtgaaatcaaacaacattttgTTGAGTTCAAATTTCGAAGCACATGTCGCTGATTTCGGGCTGGCAAAGTTCTTGGTGGATGGTGCAGCAGCAGAGTGCATGTCTTCAATTGCAGGCTCGTATGGCTACATTGCACCAG AATATGCTTATACATTGAGGGTAGATGAAAAGAGTGATGTTTATAGTTTTGGAGTTGTTCTACTAGAGCTTCTAACGGGGAGGAAACCAGTGGGGGATTTTGGAGAAGGTGTGGATCTTGTACAATGGTGCAAAAAAGCAACAAATGGACGAAGAGAAGAGGTAGTAAACATAATTGATTCAAGACTCATGGTAGTGCCAAAAGAAGAAGCCATGCACATGTTCTTCATTGCCATGTTATGCTTAGAAGAAAACAGTGTTCAAAGACCAACCATGAGGGAAGTTGTTCAGATGCTTTCTGAATTTCCAAGACAatctacttcttcttcttcttcttcttcttcttcttcttctagtaATTCTTCTAGTAATCCACCAATCAAAAAGTTAATTCAGAATCATAAATTACCTTGTCCTCCTACTTTTAAACAAGACCTTTTGGTTTAA
- the LOC11423561 gene encoding uncharacterized protein, with product MSDLNSERSKMWNVYTASNAGPSHSQTGGGGGGGGGGGVDEEGPWKSFGTSMSAISFGFVATAILISMFLIMAIFEHLFKPTQQFSSTPESMLPTYQEHHSLPTTKQGNAQSVLSSSYACDLSVLMPGQQYPTYIAQPAPLPCPREGAYWPSHQHHFVFNN from the exons ATGAGCGATTTAAACAGTGAAAGATCAAAGATGTGGAACGTATACACGGCTTCAAACGCAGGTCCGTCACATTCACAgacaggaggaggaggaggaggaggaggaggaggaggagttgATGAGGAAGGTCCATGGAAAAGCTTTGGGACTTCTATGAGTGCAATATCATTTGGTTTTGTTGCCACAGCCATTTTGATTTCAATGTTTCTAATAATGGCCATATTTGAACATTTGTTTAAACCCACGCAACAGTTTTCTTCCACGCCAGAATCTATGCTGCCAACTTATCAGGAACACCACTCACTACCAACCACAAAACAAGGAAATGCACAATCA GTTCTATCATCGTCTTATGCATGTGATTTGTCAGTGTTGATGCCGGGGCAGCAATATCCTACTTACATTGCCCAACCTGCTCCTCTGCCTTGTCCAAGGGAAGGAGCTTATTGGCCTTCTCACCAACATCATTTTGTATTTAACAACTAG